One window of the Haloarcula halobia genome contains the following:
- a CDS encoding metal-dependent hydrolase produces MWPWEHLAVGYIAFSLLQRARGGRGVGTSAAVTLAVGTQLPDLVDKLLGWGLGVLPGGRSLGHSLFFVVPVVVVGYLVARHLGRRDVGEAFGVGYLLHLPGDMAYPALLGGDVAYRFLLWPIVPAPESEPVTVLGRTLELLTYFAGELTGSAGAVYVVFEALLLGTALVLWLRDGHPGLPTRGRRRTADENTPSR; encoded by the coding sequence ATGTGGCCGTGGGAACATCTCGCCGTTGGGTACATCGCGTTCTCGCTTCTCCAGCGAGCACGCGGCGGCCGGGGCGTCGGGACGTCGGCGGCCGTCACCCTCGCGGTGGGGACCCAGCTGCCGGACCTCGTCGACAAACTGCTGGGATGGGGGCTCGGTGTGCTGCCCGGCGGGCGGTCGCTCGGCCACTCCCTTTTTTTCGTCGTGCCGGTGGTTGTCGTCGGGTATCTGGTCGCGCGACACCTCGGCAGACGGGACGTCGGGGAAGCGTTCGGCGTCGGCTACCTGTTGCACCTCCCGGGGGACATGGCCTACCCCGCGCTGCTGGGTGGCGACGTGGCCTACCGGTTCCTCCTCTGGCCGATCGTCCCCGCGCCCGAGTCTGAACCGGTGACGGTGCTCGGCCGGACGCTCGAGCTGCTGACGTACTTCGCCGGCGAGCTGACCGGCAGTGCCGGGGCCGTCTACGTCGTGTTCGAGGCGCTGTTGCTGGGGACGGCGCTGGTCCTGTGGCTGCGGGACGGGCATCCGGGCCTCCCAACGCGTGGCCGTCGACGCACCGCGGACGAGAACACGCCCTCGCGGTAG
- the nosZ gene encoding TAT-dependent nitrous-oxide reductase — protein MSQHTNDDEHRESNDVIDEYEQTLDEVLADVEAPESTDDGVSLDLPGLSLNRRDFMKAGAAVGAMGAVAGCSGLSNGDGGGGGSQSGGESGAGHLVEPGEHDEYYGFWSGGHSGELRVVGIPSMRELTRIPVFNTDCASGYGYTDRSTEMLEEGGGYTWGDNHHPNLSETGGDYDGEYLYVNDKANGRIARVNLTYFETDAITDVPNMQAIHGCTVLSPDTKYVLGNGEFRAPLPNDGRDVHDPDEYTSLLVAVDPESMETQWQVKVDGNLDINDTGKEGRWIIASCYNSEEATAIQGMTKDDRDNVKAFDVPAIEQAVENGNYEEVNGVPVVDGTQSSSLNQGDRPIVKYIPTPKSPHCVEVGPNGDYAFIAGKLSPTVTMLDLNKLADSSDPEEVVAGRPRVGLGPLHTTFDGNGHAYTSLFIDSQVAKWDIQQAVEAETGSEDPIIEKQDVHYNPGHIQALEAMTTDPDGEWLVCLNKLSKDRFLPVGPIMPDNDQLIHIGDGEKSMELVADHPAYPEPHDCVFAHKDKIDAKKVYDKNDYEETYIEEGDTGVERTGENSVEVKMITKRSEYGLPDFTVKQGDEVTLKTTNIESVQDIIHGVAIPGHDINYAVAPQDTQHVTFTADDPGVYWIYCTYFCSALHLEMRSRMIVEPAEE, from the coding sequence ATGTCACAGCATACCAACGACGACGAGCATCGAGAATCGAACGACGTCATCGACGAGTACGAACAGACCTTAGACGAGGTGCTGGCCGACGTCGAGGCACCGGAGTCCACCGACGACGGCGTCTCGCTGGACCTCCCCGGACTCAGCCTGAACCGCCGGGACTTCATGAAGGCCGGCGCGGCGGTCGGCGCGATGGGCGCCGTCGCCGGCTGTTCCGGACTCTCGAACGGCGACGGTGGGGGCGGGGGCTCCCAGTCCGGCGGCGAGTCCGGCGCGGGCCACCTGGTCGAACCCGGCGAGCACGACGAGTACTACGGGTTCTGGTCCGGGGGCCACTCCGGCGAACTGCGCGTCGTCGGTATCCCGTCGATGCGCGAACTGACCCGTATCCCCGTGTTCAACACCGACTGTGCGAGCGGGTACGGCTACACCGACCGCTCGACGGAGATGCTCGAAGAAGGCGGCGGGTACACCTGGGGTGACAACCACCACCCGAACCTCTCGGAGACCGGTGGCGACTACGACGGCGAGTACCTCTACGTCAACGACAAGGCCAACGGCCGCATCGCCCGTGTCAATCTGACGTACTTCGAGACGGACGCCATCACGGACGTCCCGAACATGCAGGCCATCCACGGCTGTACGGTGCTCTCGCCGGACACCAAGTACGTCCTGGGCAACGGGGAGTTCCGTGCGCCCCTGCCCAACGACGGCCGTGACGTGCACGACCCGGACGAGTACACGTCCCTGCTCGTCGCTGTGGACCCAGAATCCATGGAGACCCAGTGGCAGGTCAAGGTCGACGGCAACCTCGACATCAACGACACTGGGAAGGAGGGACGCTGGATCATCGCCTCCTGTTACAACAGCGAGGAGGCGACCGCCATCCAGGGCATGACCAAGGACGACCGGGACAACGTCAAGGCCTTCGACGTGCCGGCCATCGAGCAGGCCGTCGAGAACGGCAACTACGAGGAGGTCAACGGCGTTCCCGTCGTCGACGGCACCCAGTCCAGTTCCCTCAACCAGGGCGACCGTCCCATCGTGAAGTACATCCCGACGCCCAAGAGCCCCCACTGTGTCGAGGTCGGGCCCAACGGTGACTACGCGTTCATCGCCGGCAAGCTCTCGCCGACGGTGACGATGCTCGACCTCAACAAGCTCGCCGACTCCAGCGACCCCGAAGAGGTCGTCGCCGGGCGGCCGCGGGTCGGGCTCGGACCGCTGCACACCACCTTCGACGGCAACGGCCACGCCTACACGTCCCTGTTCATCGACTCTCAGGTCGCGAAGTGGGACATCCAGCAGGCGGTGGAGGCCGAGACCGGGTCCGAGGACCCCATCATCGAGAAGCAGGACGTCCACTACAACCCCGGCCACATCCAGGCCCTGGAGGCGATGACCACCGACCCCGACGGGGAGTGGCTCGTCTGCCTGAACAAGCTCTCGAAGGACCGCTTCCTGCCGGTCGGGCCCATCATGCCCGACAACGACCAGCTCATCCACATCGGCGACGGTGAAAAGTCGATGGAACTGGTCGCCGACCACCCGGCCTATCCCGAACCGCACGATTGTGTGTTCGCACACAAGGACAAGATCGACGCCAAGAAGGTCTACGACAAGAACGACTACGAGGAAACCTACATCGAAGAGGGCGATACCGGCGTCGAGCGTACGGGCGAGAACAGCGTCGAGGTCAAGATGATCACCAAGCGCTCGGAGTACGGCCTGCCGGATTTCACCGTCAAGCAGGGCGACGAGGTCACGCTGAAGACGACCAACATCGAGAGCGTCCAGGACATCATCCACGGCGTCGCCATCCCCGGACACGACATCAACTACGCGGTGGCCCCGCAGGACACCCAGCACGTCACGTTCACCGCGGACGACCCCGGCGTGTACTGGATCTACTGCACGTACTTCTGCAGCGCCCTGCACCTGGAGATGCGCAGTCGGATGATCGTCGAACCGGCGGAGGAGTAA
- a CDS encoding 3-keto-5-aminohexanoate cleavage protein, which yields MTYHDYLRGDDLILSLAPTGYREPDEQTSYVPATPEDIATAVYEGQLQGVSIAHVHGRRDDGTPEPKRLPAVTRAIRAQTTDALVEYGVGPDTELGDYLDVIDKGPRPDIAEVRVGPEQYGHRGVSTVNRRDVDRFLEELRDRGVKPNLLVTSGRDLNEVHRLVRSNVVESNPLLTLKLGARDGTVATPQMLLALLDAAPDQANVLVSASGPNQYPLTTIAAFYGAHVRTGMEDNLYLDRETPVQDNAQLVQRVGELVFHSQRSFATFEVARDLISLGDQQRDISV from the coding sequence ATGACTTACCACGACTATCTGCGAGGCGACGACCTGATTCTCAGCCTCGCTCCGACCGGCTATCGAGAACCCGACGAACAGACGAGTTACGTACCCGCGACGCCCGAGGACATCGCGACGGCCGTCTACGAGGGCCAGCTGCAGGGGGTCAGCATCGCACACGTCCACGGCCGGCGCGACGACGGGACTCCGGAGCCAAAGCGCCTGCCCGCGGTCACACGGGCCATCAGGGCCCAGACGACCGACGCCCTGGTCGAGTACGGCGTCGGCCCGGACACCGAGCTGGGTGACTACCTCGACGTCATCGACAAGGGACCGCGGCCAGACATCGCGGAGGTGCGGGTCGGTCCGGAGCAGTACGGCCACCGCGGGGTCAGCACCGTGAACCGCCGCGACGTCGACCGGTTCCTCGAAGAACTCCGCGACCGGGGGGTCAAACCGAACCTGCTTGTCACCAGCGGACGGGACCTCAACGAGGTGCACCGGCTCGTTCGGTCGAACGTCGTCGAGTCCAACCCGCTCCTGACGCTCAAGCTCGGTGCGCGCGACGGGACGGTGGCGACGCCACAGATGCTGCTGGCGCTGCTCGATGCCGCCCCCGACCAGGCCAACGTCCTCGTGAGTGCGAGCGGCCCCAACCAGTACCCCCTGACTACCATCGCCGCGTTCTACGGCGCACACGTGCGGACCGGAATGGAGGACAACCTCTACCTCGACCGCGAGACCCCGGTACAGGACAACGCCCAGCTCGTCCAGCGGGTCGGCGAACTCGTCTTCCACTCCCAGCGCTCGTTTGCCACGTTCGAGGTGGCGAGAGACCTCATCTCGCTCGGCGACCAGCAGCGCGACATCAGCGTCTGA
- a CDS encoding DUF7511 domain-containing protein: protein MARFDTDGNSEGMLDDKAVCRTVIERSRQRPDRCTIFDTDSSGRMSTTRWLSATEGSFVFSELIR from the coding sequence ATGGCACGGTTTGACACGGATGGCAACTCGGAAGGGATGCTCGACGACAAAGCGGTCTGCCGGACCGTCATCGAACGGTCCCGGCAGCGTCCCGACCGGTGTACGATATTCGACACCGATTCGAGCGGGAGGATGAGCACGACGCGCTGGCTGTCCGCGACGGAGGGCTCGTTCGTGTTCTCGGAGCTGATACGATAA
- a CDS encoding DUF5658 family protein produces the protein MSDQRGSVNVGWFYVRPSVGLVSSLERGLWALVLGTATADTVLTLVGLQLCFVEANPVAAWAIERMGGLGLILLKGGALVVLYGVVERLPVRYTLAALVGFTIPQLTATVLNTMLFINHAAACV, from the coding sequence ATGTCCGACCAGCGAGGGTCAGTGAACGTCGGCTGGTTCTACGTTCGGCCGTCCGTGGGATTGGTCTCGTCCCTCGAACGGGGACTCTGGGCCCTGGTGCTCGGGACGGCCACGGCAGACACCGTCCTCACACTCGTGGGCCTCCAGCTCTGTTTCGTGGAGGCGAACCCGGTGGCCGCGTGGGCGATCGAACGGATGGGCGGGCTAGGGCTGATACTGCTGAAGGGGGGTGCCCTGGTCGTCCTCTACGGCGTCGTCGAGCGGCTCCCGGTGAGATACACGCTCGCGGCACTCGTGGGGTTTACAATCCCACAACTGACCGCTACGGTGCTCAACACGATGCTCTTTATCAATCACGCGGCAGCCTGCGTCTGA
- a CDS encoding DUF7344 domain-containing protein, producing the protein MSTDKPELSRDRVFDILSSPRRRYVLHYLRTEESPIELTALAEEVAAWENDTTVEKLSSQDRKRVYVSLYQTHIPKLSEAGLIEYDSESGDVALSNQAAEIDPYLGTENDERPWYLYYMVLAAANVALLASTSLGFLGIGETVVAFVVVASFLVLTAVHAAMHYREQSGTSGGFEEM; encoded by the coding sequence ATGTCAACTGATAAACCGGAACTCTCGCGGGACCGTGTCTTCGACATCCTCAGTAGTCCGAGACGCCGCTACGTGCTCCACTACCTGCGAACCGAGGAGAGCCCCATCGAGCTGACGGCACTCGCCGAAGAGGTCGCGGCCTGGGAAAACGACACGACCGTAGAGAAACTATCGTCGCAGGACCGGAAACGTGTGTACGTATCGCTGTATCAAACACATATCCCCAAGCTCTCGGAAGCGGGGCTCATCGAGTACGACTCCGAGTCAGGAGACGTGGCGCTCTCGAACCAGGCGGCGGAGATCGATCCCTACCTGGGGACCGAGAACGACGAGCGGCCCTGGTACCTCTACTACATGGTGCTCGCGGCCGCGAACGTCGCTCTGCTCGCGTCCACGAGCCTGGGCTTCCTGGGCATCGGCGAGACAGTCGTCGCGTTCGTCGTCGTCGCCTCGTTCCTGGTGCTCACTGCGGTGCACGCCGCCATGCATTACCGGGAGCAATCCGGGACTTCTGGCGGCTTCGAAGAAATGTAA
- the aglF gene encoding UTP--glucose-1-phosphate uridylyltransferase AglF has product MDAVILAAGEGTRLRPLTDDKPKGMVEVDGRPILTDCFEQLRDLGATAFHVVVGYRKEDIISHFGDEYADIPITYAHQREQAGLAHALLTVEDRIDDDFMLILGDNVFRANLEDVVTRQREARADAAFLVEEIAWDEASRYGVCDTNEYGEITAVVEKPADPPSNLVMTGFYTFSPAIFHACHLVQPSARGEYELSDAIDLLLDSGRTIDAIPIEGWRIDVGYPEDRDEAERRLQSATAQTP; this is encoded by the coding sequence ATGGACGCTGTCATTCTCGCGGCCGGTGAGGGGACCAGGCTCCGCCCGTTGACCGACGACAAGCCCAAGGGAATGGTCGAGGTCGACGGTCGTCCGATTCTGACCGATTGCTTCGAACAGCTGCGCGACCTGGGTGCGACGGCGTTTCACGTCGTCGTCGGCTATCGAAAGGAGGACATCATCAGTCACTTCGGCGACGAGTACGCCGACATCCCGATAACGTACGCCCACCAGCGCGAGCAGGCGGGCCTCGCCCACGCCCTGCTGACCGTCGAGGACCGCATCGACGACGACTTCATGCTGATACTGGGCGACAACGTCTTCCGGGCGAACCTGGAGGACGTCGTCACCCGCCAGCGCGAGGCCAGGGCGGACGCGGCGTTCCTCGTCGAGGAGATCGCCTGGGACGAGGCGAGCCGCTATGGCGTCTGTGACACGAACGAGTACGGCGAGATAACCGCCGTCGTCGAGAAACCGGCCGATCCGCCCTCGAACCTGGTGATGACCGGGTTCTACACGTTCTCGCCGGCCATCTTCCACGCCTGCCACCTCGTCCAGCCATCGGCCCGTGGCGAGTACGAGCTGTCTGACGCCATCGACCTCCTGTTGGACTCCGGGCGGACCATCGACGCGATCCCGATAGAGGGCTGGCGCATCGACGTCGGCTACCCCGAGGACCGCGACGAGGCCGAACGCCGGTTACAGTCGGCCACCGCACAGACACCGTAA
- a CDS encoding HalOD1 output domain-containing protein has protein sequence MAETKPDSERIDSEHDTYRSYITNERPATQTIAGLLAEIEGCSPLDVGPLADSIDTDALNKLVAQSTDEDFRITFSIDGYTAEVAGDRSVVITRS, from the coding sequence ATGGCCGAAACCAAGCCCGACTCAGAGCGAATCGACAGCGAGCACGACACGTACCGGAGTTACATCACGAACGAACGACCCGCGACGCAGACTATCGCCGGACTGCTCGCGGAAATAGAGGGGTGTAGCCCGCTGGACGTCGGCCCGCTGGCCGACAGCATCGACACGGACGCGCTGAACAAACTGGTCGCGCAGAGCACCGACGAAGACTTTCGCATCACCTTCTCCATCGACGGGTACACGGCCGAGGTCGCCGGCGACCGGTCCGTGGTCATCACCCGCAGTTAA
- the nosD gene encoding nitrous oxide reductase family maturation protein NosD, giving the protein MVRTHRAERAFVLATVVVLVLSVVAAAAVAGQDRPEDDLAFDPAVPETDAFSAPRADGTATVSGETYASLQRAVDAAEAGQTVRVEGRFDETVTVETPNLTVVGEGPGSALLHGDGEGDVLTVEATGVTVRGLWVRNSGYSTAENDAAVRVNASHVTIRDSRITEMTFGVWLNGVSDATVANNTIVGREEITRLTDRGNGIQIWKTEDSTIRNNDITTVRDGLYYNWAEDVVASNNTLWDLRYGVHYMYSDDSALYNNTAFDNDVGYALMVSKHLVVQDNVAVNNTGQSGHGLLVKSIDDTAIRGNHLVGNDNGLFVYNSVGNELASNLVVGNDVGVHIAAGSTDETVFNNSFVRNDRAVLAVMSEQVTWNESVGNYWSGANPTDLDDDGVGETRYQPAGVVQQVTAETPAARVFASSPAFDAVRLAQSAVPVIESPGVVDARPLTEPPHDNWRTYYERD; this is encoded by the coding sequence ATGGTCCGGACCCACCGCGCGGAACGCGCGTTCGTCCTCGCTACAGTCGTGGTACTCGTCCTGTCGGTCGTCGCGGCGGCCGCCGTCGCCGGCCAGGACCGACCCGAGGACGACCTGGCGTTCGACCCTGCCGTCCCGGAGACCGACGCCTTCAGCGCCCCCCGGGCCGACGGCACGGCCACCGTCAGCGGAGAGACCTACGCTAGTCTCCAGCGGGCCGTCGACGCGGCCGAAGCGGGCCAGACCGTCCGTGTCGAGGGCCGGTTCGACGAGACGGTCACCGTCGAGACACCGAACCTGACTGTCGTCGGCGAGGGGCCGGGGTCGGCCCTGCTCCACGGCGACGGCGAGGGCGACGTGCTCACCGTCGAGGCAACCGGCGTCACCGTCCGCGGCCTGTGGGTCCGGAACAGCGGGTACAGCACCGCAGAGAACGACGCGGCGGTCCGGGTCAACGCCAGTCACGTCACGATACGGGACAGCCGTATCACCGAGATGACCTTCGGCGTCTGGCTGAACGGCGTCAGCGACGCGACGGTCGCGAACAACACCATCGTCGGCCGCGAGGAGATCACCCGCCTGACCGACCGTGGCAACGGCATCCAGATCTGGAAGACCGAGGACTCGACCATCAGGAACAACGACATCACCACCGTCCGCGACGGCCTCTACTACAACTGGGCGGAAGACGTCGTCGCCAGCAACAATACCCTGTGGGACCTCCGCTACGGGGTCCACTACATGTACTCCGACGACAGCGCCCTCTATAACAACACGGCGTTCGACAACGACGTCGGGTACGCGCTGATGGTCTCGAAGCACCTGGTCGTCCAGGACAACGTCGCGGTCAACAACACCGGTCAGTCCGGCCACGGCCTGCTGGTCAAGAGCATCGACGATACGGCGATCCGCGGGAACCACCTGGTCGGCAACGACAACGGCCTGTTCGTCTACAACTCCGTCGGCAACGAGCTAGCGAGCAACCTCGTCGTCGGCAACGACGTCGGCGTCCACATCGCGGCCGGCAGCACGGACGAGACGGTGTTCAACAACAGCTTCGTCCGGAACGACCGCGCGGTGCTGGCCGTGATGAGCGAACAGGTCACCTGGAACGAGAGCGTCGGGAACTACTGGTCGGGCGCGAACCCGACCGACCTGGACGACGACGGCGTCGGCGAGACGCGCTACCAGCCCGCCGGCGTCGTCCAGCAGGTGACCGCCGAGACGCCGGCCGCCCGCGTCTTCGCGAGCAGTCCGGCGTTCGACGCCGTCCGCCTCGCCCAGTCTGCCGTGCCGGTCATCGAGTCGCCCGGCGTGGTCGACGCCCGCCCACTTACCGAACCGCCCCACGACAACTGGAGGACCTACTATGAACGCGATTGA
- a CDS encoding HTH domain-containing protein, whose protein sequence is MDNYSGTESPIGAYLPTPGSESRIEFFVQTLAPVENHGSQNRLVDTLTELRANEQLGDVCVTVWGTRICTEGPLASLDSGKHIVETIADFFAFAAEEDVKISPHFRIKDVDSSMTGQSFRSIVPPSQCIAMYEADELVGVFPCHIDGECYTVRDALAALQARADQSTEHVAETPATE, encoded by the coding sequence ATGGACAACTACAGCGGCACAGAATCACCCATCGGAGCGTATCTGCCAACCCCGGGATCGGAGAGTCGCATCGAGTTTTTCGTCCAGACGCTCGCTCCGGTCGAGAACCACGGGTCACAGAACCGCCTCGTCGACACGCTCACCGAACTCCGGGCGAACGAGCAACTGGGTGACGTGTGTGTGACGGTGTGGGGGACGCGGATCTGCACGGAGGGTCCGCTCGCCTCGCTCGACAGCGGCAAACACATCGTCGAAACCATCGCCGACTTCTTCGCGTTCGCGGCGGAGGAAGACGTGAAGATCTCTCCACACTTCCGTATCAAGGACGTCGACTCGTCGATGACCGGCCAGTCGTTCAGGAGTATCGTCCCGCCGAGTCAGTGCATCGCGATGTACGAGGCAGACGAACTCGTGGGCGTCTTCCCCTGTCACATCGACGGCGAGTGCTACACAGTCAGAGACGCCCTCGCGGCCCTGCAGGCCCGGGCGGATCAGTCAACCGAACACGTCGCCGAGACGCCGGCGACGGAGTGA
- a CDS encoding plastocyanin/azurin family copper-binding protein — protein MKTRRAFIRGLAVSAVGAGIAGCSSSGQSSGSSGGGSGGSTETDGGSGSGSDDGSGSEFVEATTVEMTDELAYEPKQVEVEAGTTLTFENVGSIGHTVTAYEDEIPDGASYFASGGYDSEQAAKDAYGNDQGGNVPKGESYEVTLETTGTYEYYCIPHEMNGMVGTIKVV, from the coding sequence ATGAAAACGCGTAGAGCGTTCATCCGTGGACTCGCCGTATCGGCGGTCGGCGCCGGAATCGCCGGGTGCTCCTCTTCCGGACAGTCGAGCGGTTCCAGCGGCGGCGGCTCCGGCGGTTCGACGGAGACGGACGGGGGGTCCGGTTCCGGCAGCGATGACGGGAGCGGCTCCGAGTTCGTCGAGGCGACCACTGTCGAGATGACCGACGAGCTCGCCTACGAACCGAAGCAGGTCGAAGTCGAGGCCGGGACGACGCTCACCTTCGAGAACGTCGGCAGCATCGGCCACACGGTGACGGCCTACGAGGACGAGATTCCGGACGGCGCGTCCTACTTCGCCTCCGGCGGGTACGACTCCGAGCAGGCGGCCAAGGACGCCTACGGCAACGATCAGGGTGGCAACGTCCCGAAAGGGGAGTCCTACGAGGTCACCCTCGAGACGACCGGTACGTACGAGTACTACTGCATCCCCCACGAGATGAACGGGATGGTCGGTACCATCAAGGTGGTCTAA
- a CDS encoding right-handed parallel beta-helix repeat-containing protein, whose product MKRRDFLTTSVTLAGAGVLAGCSSLLSDDDGETEPTPSNRTEEPPTSETKTPEPSDSLNPRHGISFETVVHAVKDLGMDPNGKKPIDDQLLASFKQGNVLITFPPGTYRFETEPPAEPVTNWGVLGLGKKPRDVRFVTTPGKGRRFVNSDGGSGQLVENVAFDYSQSREGSLGLVMRANDKVHVQDVEFIGFNPVVDDGAIDNVVPMALKPDGTAVVDGLVRTGPTEIVSHGHKDDNANAGCIWLGQRHVGDLHIRNCHISNTGTNAIYASRTRGSVRISDCLFENNNQTSLRIGGEGALVENSRFVIDAENLHPDSRGSLINPNGIIWETGKLGKSGGRIENCEFIVRNTPQRTKAAVWADGSAGAFEVVGCRFEIDANGVQALKIDDPRDPRLGVTADRPWDVTIRDIVAMGNSFGRPVIEINGRPGSLIDGGCILWNQFRDAILINDSDNTTIRNLNIDVQGADITNIASTVDVQELTSISECTDLPIEASQQGSRGNVSVGDGDTST is encoded by the coding sequence GTGAAGCGACGCGACTTTCTCACTACGAGTGTTACACTCGCCGGGGCGGGGGTGCTGGCCGGCTGTTCGTCCCTGCTGTCGGACGACGACGGGGAGACAGAGCCGACGCCCTCGAATCGGACCGAGGAGCCACCCACCAGTGAGACCAAGACGCCCGAGCCCTCCGATTCGCTGAACCCGCGTCACGGAATCTCTTTCGAGACGGTGGTCCACGCAGTCAAAGACCTCGGGATGGACCCGAATGGCAAGAAGCCCATCGACGACCAACTGCTCGCCAGCTTCAAGCAGGGGAACGTCCTCATCACGTTCCCGCCGGGAACCTACCGCTTCGAGACCGAACCGCCGGCCGAACCGGTCACCAACTGGGGCGTGCTCGGCCTCGGCAAGAAACCCCGCGACGTGCGCTTCGTCACGACGCCCGGCAAGGGCCGGCGGTTCGTGAACTCCGACGGCGGCAGCGGCCAGCTCGTCGAGAACGTGGCGTTCGACTACAGCCAGTCGAGGGAAGGAAGCCTCGGCCTGGTCATGCGGGCCAACGACAAGGTCCACGTCCAGGACGTCGAGTTCATCGGCTTCAACCCGGTCGTCGACGATGGGGCCATCGACAACGTGGTGCCGATGGCCCTGAAGCCCGACGGCACGGCGGTCGTCGACGGACTGGTCCGAACCGGCCCCACCGAAATCGTCTCCCACGGCCACAAAGACGACAACGCGAACGCGGGCTGTATCTGGCTCGGCCAACGGCACGTCGGCGACCTGCACATCCGGAACTGCCACATCTCGAACACGGGCACCAACGCGATCTACGCCTCCCGGACCCGGGGTTCCGTCCGCATCTCCGACTGCCTCTTCGAGAACAACAACCAGACCAGCCTGCGCATCGGCGGCGAGGGGGCGCTCGTGGAGAACAGCCGGTTCGTCATCGACGCCGAGAACCTGCATCCGGACAGTCGCGGCTCGCTCATCAACCCCAACGGCATCATCTGGGAGACGGGCAAGCTCGGGAAGTCTGGCGGGCGCATCGAGAACTGCGAGTTCATCGTCAGGAACACGCCACAGCGGACGAAGGCAGCCGTGTGGGCCGACGGGTCGGCCGGTGCCTTCGAGGTCGTCGGGTGCCGGTTCGAAATCGACGCCAACGGCGTCCAGGCGCTGAAGATCGACGACCCGCGGGACCCTCGCCTCGGCGTCACGGCGGACCGCCCGTGGGACGTGACGATACGCGACATCGTCGCGATGGGCAACTCCTTCGGCAGACCCGTCATCGAGATCAACGGACGGCCCGGGTCGCTCATCGACGGCGGGTGCATCCTCTGGAACCAGTTCCGCGACGCCATCCTCATCAACGACTCCGACAACACCACGATTCGAAACCTCAACATCGACGTCCAGGGGGCAGATATCACGAACATCGCCTCGACGGTCGACGTCCAGGAGTTGACCAGTATCAGCGAGTGTACCGACCTGCCCATCGAAGCCTCACAGCAGGGGAGCCGTGGGAACGTCTCGGTCGGTGACGGTGATACCTCGACGTAG